A DNA window from Gasterosteus aculeatus chromosome 16, fGasAcu3.hap1.1, whole genome shotgun sequence contains the following coding sequences:
- the atp5mc3a gene encoding ATP synthase membrane subunit c locus 3a, translated as MYACAKFVSTPALVRAGSRALYRPLSASVLSRPELKTESSVAVMPQSPLAQVTLRGIQTSAISRDIDTAAKFIGAGAATVGVAGSGAGIGTVFGSLIIGYARNPSLKQQLFSYAILGFALSEAMGLFCLMVAFLILFAM; from the exons atgtacGCCTGTGCAAAGTTCGTCTCCACGCCGGCTCTG GTCCGTGCTGGTTCCCGGGCTCTTTACAGACCCCTCTCTGCCTCGGTGCTGTCCAGGCCTGAGCTCAAAACAGAG AGCAGTGTTGCTGTGATGCCACAGAGCCCCCTCGCCCAGGTCACACTCAGGGGCATTCAGACCAGCGCCATCAGCAGGGACATTGACACCGCCGCCAAGTTCATCGGAGCTGGAGCTGCCACAGTTGGAGTAGCTGGATCTGGGGCTGGAATTGGGACCGTGTTCGGCAGCCTCATTATTGGCTATGCTAG GAACCCATCTCTGAAGCAGCAGCTGTTCTCGTATGCCATCCTGGGATTTGCCCTGTCTGAAGCCATGGGACTGTTCTGTTTGATGGTTGCTTTCCTTATCCTGTTTGCTATGTAA